CGACGAGTATGAGTTCCTCGACGCCGACGACCGTTACAGGTTGCTGATCGACCTCGGCAAGGCGCTGGAGCCGATGCCCGATGCGCTCAAGACCGATGCGACCCTGGTGCGCGGATGTTCGGCGGCGGTGTGGGTCTATCCGACCGTGCTCGACGATGGAACGCTGCATTTCCTGGCCGACAGCAACGCCGCGATTACCAAGGGGATCATCGCGCTCGTCCTGCTGACGGTGCAGGACCGCAGCCCGGCGGACATTCTGGCGACGGATATCGAAGGCGCGCTTGCTCCGTTCGATCTGCGCAATCAGCTGAGTTCCAACCGGACGCAGGGCATCCCCAACATGATCGCGCTGATCCGCGCGACGGCAGAACGCTACGCCGCGTGAACCCCGAATCCGGTCGGCTCTATCGCGCGATCTGGCGTTGGCATTTCTATGCCGGATTGTTCGTCGTGCCGTTCATCCTGCTGCT
The genomic region above belongs to Sphingomonas sp. J315 and contains:
- a CDS encoding SufE family protein, with translation MTSLSDLTDEYEFLDADDRYRLLIDLGKALEPMPDALKTDATLVRGCSAAVWVYPTVLDDGTLHFLADSNAAITKGIIALVLLTVQDRSPADILATDIEGALAPFDLRNQLSSNRTQGIPNMIALIRATAERYAA